The Litchfieldia alkalitelluris genome has a window encoding:
- the hflK gene encoding FtsH protease activity modulator HflK, with product MISIKRIYTIVGLSLLVLVLGIVATTSWYTVDESEQAVILTFGEAGDPIIEPGLKFKMPWPIQTVEVLPKVNFSLQFGYEEKDGQIVEYDDETKMITGDENIVLADLVVQWKITDPASYLFNSHDPEQILHNATSASLRSIIGSTKIDDALTSGKAQIEADVRELLTNLVAKYDIGISIVGVKLQDVELPNEDVRKAFTNVTDARETMNTKINEADKYRNQRTQEAEGEKDAMISRAEGDRAARIEIARGDVAIFNELYREYKNSPEITRQRLVLETLDQVLPGAEIYIMNDDGNTMKYFPIRPLEEQKQTPPVVEGGSTNNE from the coding sequence ATGATAAGCATTAAACGTATTTATACGATTGTTGGACTTTCATTATTAGTGCTTGTATTAGGTATTGTTGCAACAACATCATGGTACACTGTTGATGAGTCTGAACAAGCTGTTATATTAACATTTGGAGAAGCTGGCGACCCAATCATTGAGCCAGGACTTAAGTTTAAAATGCCTTGGCCGATTCAAACAGTTGAAGTATTACCGAAAGTAAACTTTAGCTTGCAGTTTGGATATGAAGAGAAAGACGGACAAATCGTTGAGTATGATGACGAAACTAAAATGATTACAGGTGATGAAAATATAGTTTTAGCTGATCTGGTTGTTCAATGGAAAATTACAGATCCAGCTTCCTACTTATTTAATTCTCATGATCCCGAGCAAATCTTACACAATGCCACATCAGCTTCATTAAGAAGTATCATAGGTAGTACAAAAATAGATGATGCATTAACATCTGGAAAAGCACAAATTGAAGCAGATGTACGAGAGTTGCTTACTAATTTAGTAGCTAAGTATGACATTGGAATATCAATTGTTGGTGTTAAGCTGCAGGATGTTGAGTTACCAAATGAAGATGTTCGTAAAGCATTTACAAACGTAACAGATGCCCGTGAAACAATGAATACAAAAATAAATGAAGCCGATAAATATAGAAATCAACGTACACAAGAAGCTGAGGGTGAAAAAGATGCAATGATATCTAGGGCTGAAGGTGATCGGGCTGCTCGTATTGAAATTGCTCGTGGAGATGTTGCTATCTTTAATGAATTATATCGTGAATACAAAAACTCTCCAGAAATCACTAGACAACGATTGGTTCTTGAAACGTTGGATCAAGTTTTACCAGGAGCAGAGATTTATATTATGAATGATGATGGAAATACAATGAAGTATTTTCCAATTCGTCCTCTTGAAGAACAAAAACAAACTCCACCAGTAGTAGAGGGAGGTAGTACAAATAATGAGTAA
- the hflC gene encoding protease modulator HflC, protein MSNENIVDINDRGNKDEWKKYTRGGIFIVITLVIIGTILSNLLIVKEGEFKVIRQFGEVVRIDSTPGLSYKIPFIQTVETLPKYQMVYDVNEAEINTKDKKRMIIDNYAVWKVVDPQKMISTTRTVESAEAKLDEFVYSAVRTELGQLNYDQIINDEKSSRGSLNDRITEKVNELLAIDNYGIEVTDIRMKRTDLPSENEQSVFTRMISERESTAQEYLSMGDAQKNRIIAQTDREVTELLAKAQADAETIRGEGEGEAARVYNKAFSADPEFYSLYRTLESYKKTINGKTVIILPSDSPYARMLMGYME, encoded by the coding sequence ATGAGTAACGAAAATATTGTCGATATTAATGATCGTGGAAATAAAGATGAGTGGAAAAAGTATACAAGAGGAGGCATATTCATTGTTATTACTCTTGTTATCATCGGAACGATTTTATCGAACTTGTTGATTGTTAAAGAAGGAGAATTTAAGGTAATTAGACAATTTGGTGAGGTTGTTCGTATTGATTCTACACCAGGTTTGAGCTATAAAATCCCTTTCATTCAAACGGTTGAAACATTACCAAAATACCAAATGGTATATGACGTAAACGAAGCAGAGATTAATACAAAAGATAAAAAAAGAATGATCATTGACAATTATGCAGTCTGGAAGGTTGTAGATCCACAAAAAATGATTTCTACAACTAGAACGGTAGAGAGTGCGGAAGCAAAATTAGATGAATTTGTTTACTCCGCTGTTCGTACAGAGCTTGGTCAACTCAACTATGATCAAATTATAAATGATGAAAAGTCTTCAAGAGGAAGTTTGAATGACCGAATTACCGAAAAAGTAAATGAATTATTGGCTATTGATAATTATGGAATTGAAGTAACAGACATCCGAATGAAACGTACAGACCTGCCTAGTGAAAATGAACAGTCTGTATTTACAAGAATGATCTCTGAACGTGAATCAACTGCACAAGAATATTTATCAATGGGTGATGCACAGAAGAATAGAATTATTGCCCAAACAGACCGAGAAGTAACTGAGTTACTGGCGAAAGCTCAAGCAGACGCTGAAACCATCCGTGGTGAGGGTGAAGGTGAGGCAGCTCGTGTCTATAACAAAGCGTTTTCGGCAGATCCAGAGTTTTATAGCCTTTATAGAACCTTAGAATCATATAAGAAAACTATTAATGGAAAAACCGTTATTATTTTGCCATCTGATTCCCCATATGCAAGAATGCTAATGGGATATATGGAATAA
- the cspD gene encoding cold-shock protein CspD: MLEGKVKWFNAEKGFGFIEREGGDDVFVHFSAIQGEGFKSLEEGQTVTFEIVEGNRGPQAANVTKA; the protein is encoded by the coding sequence ATGTTAGAAGGTAAAGTAAAATGGTTTAATGCAGAAAAAGGTTTCGGATTCATCGAGCGCGAAGGTGGAGACGATGTATTCGTTCACTTCTCTGCAATTCAAGGCGAAGGTTTCAAATCTTTAGAAGAAGGTCAAACTGTTACATTTGAAATCGTTGAAGGTAACCGTGGACCACAAGCTGCTAACGTAACAAAAGCTTAA
- the polA gene encoding DNA polymerase I, which translates to MSKKLVLIDGNSIAYRAFFALPLLNNDKGIHTNAVYGFTMMLMRILEQEKPTHMLVAFDAGKTTFRHSTFTEYKGGRQKTPPELSEQFNFIRELLDAYQISRYELENYEADDIIGTMAVQAEKEGFEVKVISGDKDLTQLATDKVTVDITKKGITDVDSYTPSFIEEKYGLTPHQIIDMKGLMGDASDNIPGVPGVGEKTAVKLLKEFNTLEHLLESTNKVSGKKLQEKLEEFKEQAILSKELATIHKEAPVKITFDDISYTGLNEKKVYELFKELGFNSLLEKIELTHSEEAVLEDIDYIIVDEVNDEILTNEVAIIIEVMEENYHKSEIQGFAIANENGAFFIPTEVALQSERFKEWAADESNRKTLYDGKRSTVALRWKGIDLNGVDFDCLIATYILNPAQSTEDIAAIAKSKGIFDVQTDEAVYGKGAKRCCPELNILAEHLVRKAISLQKLKGIYLDELKENEQYDLFKDLEMPLSLILADMESEGITVDVSRLKLQGRQIAENLNNLEKHIYELAGEEFNINSPKQLGVILFEKLELPAVKKTKTGYSTSADILEKLEKKHEIIKYILDYRQLGKLQSTYIEGLLKVVHEDTSKVHTIYNQVLTQTGRLSSTDPNLQNIPIRLAEGRKIRQAFVPSHSDWVIFAADYSQIELRVLAHIANDESLIDAFNRDLDIHTKTAMDVFHVGEDEVTSDMRRQAKAVNFGIVYGISDYGLSQSLGITRKDAGTFIERYLESFPGVKEYMTDIVQDAKQKGYVSTLLQRRRYIPEITARNFNVRSFAERTAMNTPIQGSAADIIKKAMIDMAFRLETENLKSKLLLQVHDELIFEVPKDEIEQLEKLVPEVMENAVELKVPLKVDYSFGPTWYDAK; encoded by the coding sequence ATGAGTAAAAAACTTGTTTTGATAGATGGAAATAGTATTGCTTATCGTGCGTTTTTTGCACTACCACTACTTAATAATGATAAGGGAATACATACGAACGCTGTTTACGGATTTACAATGATGTTAATGAGAATCCTTGAGCAAGAAAAACCTACCCACATGTTAGTTGCATTTGATGCTGGAAAAACGACTTTCCGTCATTCAACTTTTACTGAATATAAAGGTGGGAGGCAAAAAACGCCACCAGAGCTTTCAGAGCAGTTTAATTTCATTCGAGAACTTCTAGATGCATATCAAATCTCAAGATATGAGCTAGAGAATTATGAAGCAGACGATATCATTGGAACGATGGCTGTTCAAGCAGAAAAAGAAGGTTTTGAAGTAAAGGTTATTTCAGGAGATAAAGATTTAACTCAGTTAGCGACTGATAAGGTAACAGTCGACATTACCAAAAAAGGGATTACAGATGTTGATTCCTATACTCCGAGCTTTATTGAAGAGAAATACGGCTTAACACCCCATCAAATTATCGATATGAAAGGTCTCATGGGTGATGCCTCAGATAATATCCCTGGTGTACCAGGTGTCGGTGAAAAAACGGCTGTGAAGCTATTGAAGGAATTTAATACACTAGAACATTTACTAGAGAGTACGAATAAGGTTAGTGGAAAAAAGCTTCAGGAAAAACTTGAAGAATTTAAAGAACAAGCGATTCTTAGTAAAGAACTTGCAACAATTCATAAAGAAGCCCCTGTTAAAATAACTTTTGATGATATCTCTTATACTGGTCTTAATGAAAAGAAGGTGTATGAACTATTCAAAGAATTAGGATTTAATTCACTCCTTGAAAAGATTGAACTCACACATAGTGAGGAAGCAGTTTTGGAAGACATTGATTACATAATCGTTGATGAAGTTAATGACGAAATATTGACAAATGAAGTAGCGATTATTATAGAAGTGATGGAAGAAAATTATCATAAATCAGAAATACAGGGATTTGCCATTGCAAATGAAAATGGTGCGTTTTTTATACCAACAGAAGTTGCCTTACAATCAGAGCGTTTTAAAGAATGGGCAGCTGATGAGAGTAATAGGAAGACTTTGTATGATGGGAAGAGATCTACTGTTGCCCTACGATGGAAGGGAATCGATTTAAATGGTGTTGATTTCGATTGTTTAATTGCAACTTACATTTTAAATCCTGCACAATCTACTGAGGATATAGCGGCAATAGCAAAATCTAAAGGGATTTTTGATGTTCAAACCGATGAAGCTGTTTATGGTAAGGGTGCAAAAAGATGCTGCCCAGAACTAAATATCCTTGCTGAGCATCTAGTGAGAAAAGCGATCAGTCTTCAAAAACTCAAGGGAATTTATTTAGATGAGTTGAAGGAAAATGAACAGTATGATCTATTTAAAGATTTAGAAATGCCTCTTTCTTTAATTTTAGCTGATATGGAATCTGAGGGAATTACGGTGGATGTATCCAGATTGAAGTTACAGGGAAGACAAATTGCAGAGAACTTAAATAATCTTGAAAAACATATTTATGAACTTGCTGGTGAAGAGTTCAATATCAACTCACCTAAACAACTAGGAGTTATTTTATTTGAGAAGCTCGAACTACCAGCAGTTAAAAAGACAAAGACTGGATATTCAACATCAGCTGATATTTTGGAAAAACTGGAAAAAAAACATGAGATTATTAAATACATCTTAGATTACCGTCAATTAGGAAAATTACAATCAACTTATATTGAGGGACTCTTAAAGGTTGTGCATGAAGATACTTCAAAGGTACATACGATTTACAATCAAGTTCTGACACAAACAGGTAGATTGAGTTCAACAGACCCAAATCTTCAAAATATCCCAATTCGTTTAGCAGAAGGGCGGAAAATTAGACAAGCTTTTGTTCCATCACACAGTGATTGGGTAATTTTTGCAGCTGACTATTCTCAAATAGAGTTACGCGTATTGGCTCACATCGCTAATGATGAAAGTTTAATTGATGCGTTTAACCGTGACTTAGATATTCATACAAAAACGGCAATGGATGTGTTTCATGTAGGTGAAGATGAAGTTACATCTGATATGAGAAGACAAGCAAAGGCAGTAAACTTTGGCATTGTTTATGGAATTAGTGATTATGGACTTTCTCAAAGTTTAGGAATCACAAGGAAAGATGCCGGTACATTTATTGAAAGATATCTTGAAAGCTTCCCAGGCGTTAAGGAGTACATGACTGACATTGTTCAAGATGCTAAGCAAAAGGGATATGTATCGACATTACTTCAGCGTCGACGCTATATACCAGAAATAACGGCAAGGAACTTTAATGTAAGAAGCTTTGCAGAACGAACAGCGATGAATACGCCAATTCAGGGTAGTGCAGCAGATATCATAAAGAAAGCAATGATTGATATGGCTTTTCGTTTAGAAACAGAAAATCTTAAATCAAAGCTGCTATTACAGGTGCATGATGAATTAATCTTTGAAGTACCGAAGGATGAGATTGAACAGTTGGAAAAGCTAGTCCCAGAGGTCATGGAAAACGCAGTAGAATTGAAGGTACCATTAAAGGTTGATTATTCATTTGGACCAACCTGGTATGATGCGAAATAA
- the mutM gene encoding DNA-formamidopyrimidine glycosylase has translation MPELPEVETVRRTLIGLVAGKTIQTVEVLWPKMIKKPEEVSQFIDALKGQTIQDVERRGKFLKFILDDYTLVSHLRMEGRYGLYPQEVPYDKHTHVLFTFTDGFQLRYRDVRKFGTMHLYLKGEEENDLPLAQLGPEPFSMEFTEKHLKDHLKKTNRKVKVALLDQKIVVGLGNIYVDEALFRSGIHPEREANSLKPREIKKLHEEIINTLQEAVDKGGSTIRSYVNSQGEIGMFQLQLFVYGQKGEACKKCGIAIEKTVVGGRGTHFCPKCQKKK, from the coding sequence ATGCCAGAATTACCAGAAGTCGAAACAGTCAGGCGTACTTTAATCGGACTGGTTGCGGGAAAAACAATACAAACTGTCGAGGTCTTATGGCCAAAGATGATCAAAAAACCTGAAGAAGTTTCACAGTTTATTGATGCCTTAAAAGGACAAACCATTCAAGATGTGGAGCGCAGAGGAAAATTTCTTAAGTTTATTCTCGATGATTACACTCTTGTTTCACATCTAAGAATGGAAGGAAGGTATGGGCTGTACCCGCAGGAAGTTCCTTATGATAAACATACACACGTCCTGTTTACGTTTACAGATGGCTTTCAGTTGAGGTATCGAGATGTAAGAAAATTTGGAACGATGCACTTATATTTAAAAGGGGAAGAAGAGAACGATTTACCTCTTGCTCAGCTAGGACCTGAACCATTTTCAATGGAATTTACGGAAAAACATTTGAAAGACCACTTAAAGAAAACGAATCGTAAGGTGAAGGTGGCATTATTAGATCAGAAAATCGTCGTTGGTTTAGGAAATATCTATGTTGATGAAGCATTATTTAGATCTGGTATTCACCCAGAACGTGAGGCGAATTCATTAAAGCCTCGAGAAATAAAAAAATTACATGAAGAAATCATTAATACACTTCAGGAAGCTGTTGATAAGGGTGGGAGTACCATTCGTTCATATGTTAACTCCCAAGGCGAAATCGGTATGTTTCAGCTTCAGTTATTTGTGTATGGTCAAAAAGGTGAAGCTTGTAAAAAATGTGGGATTGCAATTGAAAAAACAGTTGTTGGGGGACGTGGGACTCACTTTTGCCCTAAATGCCAAAAGAAGAAGTAA